A stretch of DNA from Anaerobacillus isosaccharinicus:
ATACATAATTTATTTGGTATGTATTTATATTAGTAATACCATATTACTTGCTGAAAGTACATACGCTATGACGTACCCTGCACTTGGTAGCTTTATAAGAAAAGTAGTAAAGCAGCGTTTTCCCTCCAACCCTGAAGGAAAAACGCTGCGTATTTCGTCACACCCTCTAAACAGTGTTACTAAGGATCATTGAGTGTTCCATCTTTGAAGATTAATAACTTACTAATAATTTGTTGCTCCATTTTTAAAACCACCTTTCAATTTAAAGGAGAATAAATAATCGTTTTACTAGCTATCTCTAACAGCCTGTTTATTTTCTTCTTCGCGTTCACTTTTCTCTAATTTTGGTTTCGTGTACTCTTCAAAGATCACCTTTTTCTGCCACTCTAACCAATCTTGCTTTTTCACAATTAAGGCCCCTTTCAAGGAGATATGTTTTCCTTATATTTTTGTTAGACTGCCTAGAGTTTCTTTGGTCTACAATTTTTACAAACCTTTTTCACGACACCACTTATATCATAGTCGTATAGTAACTTTATACGTGTCCTCTCACATAATGGACATGTTCCTCTACCACGACTACTTAGCTCACGTAATACCTTACCCCGTGTGATAGTTGCCATTTCAAATACCTCCCTATTAATCTATTAATCTTTTAGTAATATTTCTTTGAGTAACCCATCAAGTAACTTTTCTGCATCTCGTTTCTTGACTCTTTCCGAAACCATAATTTCGCTAAGAACAATTCCATATAGTTTAGTGTAAAATTCTCGTTCTGTTTGATTTAGACGTTCGCTTATCTTTTTGTTGAGAATCGCTGTCATAACACTAATAGTTAATGCAATATTTCCAGTTAAAAGAATATTTTCATAATGTTTTATGTTTTTATTAATCGGACGTGTTGAAAAATCAAACGTTACGTCGTTAGAAATTTGTTTTTTCATTCCCTGTAAATCCAATGCTAATCTTACGTTTCTACTTGAAAGCATTTTTGAAGGCACGAAGACACTCAATTCCTCAAATAGCAATTTGATCACATGGTATATTTCTTTTCGATTTGTAAAACTCTGTTCTTCAATAGCAGAAACATATCCAGCACCATATGGCGGATAAACCACTTCGTCCCCAATTTTAAACAATATTGCTCCCCTCCTACACTTTTTGAACGATTATTTGAGAAATCAGCAACGAAATCACCCCCTCTAACTGTGTTTATATTCTAATTATGTACATATATCGATGATACCATATTACTTGTTAAAGGTACATTAACACAAAAAAATGCGTGGAAATCGTTCAATTTAGGTTAGAACTAAACCACTTAAAAAGATATCATTATGAATTGCTATTTTAAAATGGAAATTAGTCAGCTATCAACATATCGAAATTCTAAATTGCTCTTTAATATTTATTTTACTCAAATATGAATGAAAACCTTTTAATTCTGTTTTTACATCTCTAAGAACAATACCTTATAACTCTGTTTTTACATAAGGTTTCTAAACTGTTGACCAAAGCTTTTTCCCAATAAGAACTCATTTCCCATTACTTCCATATCCCTCAGGGTGTTTCTTAAACCATTCCCATGCACTTGAAATCATTGTTTCTAAATCCCCATATTTGGGTTTCCAACCTAACTCTTTCACAGCTTTCTTTGAAGATGCTATAAGGATAGCAGGATCTCCTGGCCTTCTCGGTGAAATTGAAACTGGTATTGGGTGTTTAGTTAACTTTCTAACACAATCGATGACCTCTTTTACGCTAAAACCTTTACCGTTTCCTAAATTGTAAATCGCACTTGTATTATCATTATTCAATTTTTCTAATGCAAGGATATGGGCTTGTGCTATATCCGTCACATGAATATAATCCCTTACGCAAGTTCCATCATCTGTATCATAATCAGCACCAAAAATTAATATCTCATCTCTTTTATCAAGAGCTACTTGCAATATTAATGGAATCAAATGTGTTTCAGGCGAATGATCTTCACCTAATTTCCCGTCAATATGAGCTCCTGCTACATTAAAATAACGTAAAATGACATGCTTTATACCGTAAGCATCATCTGCCCACCTTAACATTTTTTCAGTTGTCAGCTTTGTTTCACCGTATGGATTTGTTGGGTTTGTTGGATCTGTCTCTAATATGGGAATGTTTACTGGCTCACCATATGTCGCAGCAGTTGAAGAAAAGACAATTTTCTTAACATTAAACTTGACCATTATTTTTAATAAACACAATGTCCCATGTACATTATTTTGATAATACTTGAGTGGATCATTTACACTTTCACTTACTAAAGAATTAGCAGCAAAGTGAATAACAGCATTAATTTGATGGTTTTCAAATATCTTTTCAAGAAATTGTTCTTCTTGAATATCACCAATATATAACCTTGCCTTCTCTAAAACAGCTGCTCTAGAGCCAGTTACTAAGTTATCGACAACAATTACTTCTTCTTGGTGCTCCAATAATTCTAATACCGTGTGGCTTCCAATATATCCTGCTCCTCCACAAACCAATACAGCCATGATTTTTTCACCTCACTAAGTTTTTATAGTCTCTCGGAAATTAAATTTCCGCTTCAGCTCTAGTCTTTCGACTAGGGCTTTTTATTGTTTTACCCCTATTTAAAGGGGGCGAACACATTTTCCTCTTGACAAATTCAGAACGCCCCAATAATCGAGTTGAAGACATTAAAAAACTCGTATTGGGGGAATTTTTATGCTAAAAAACGTCCGTTCTCATGAATCCTATCTGTCTTTTGTTGTCGAGCAATTAGATGAACTCTATAAGGATAAAGCATTTTTAAAAACCTTTTACTCTGAACCAATAATTTGGTGTTCCTTGATTGACCTAACCGATGCCACCATGTTGCTTAGACACCGTTATTCCTCTAATCCAAGAGGAAGAAAACCGCGGCAGCCGTGTGATATGCTTCGGAGTTTAATGCTCATGCATTACCACCATATCTCAAGTATTGACAAGTGGGTTTATACATTAAAGACAACGCCAGTTCTTGCGGTCCTTAGTGGTTTTTCTCCATACAATGTTCCTGGAGTAGGTACCTTTTACGATTTTTTTAATCGGCTATGGCTTGGTTCAACTCCACATCTATCGAATAGAAATAACAGAAAGCTAAAGAAACCAAGAAAGAAAGGCAAAAAGAATCAGAAACAAGAGCCTAAAAACCCTAAGATTGTTGAAAAACTAGTTAAACGCGCCTTGAAAAATAAGGATATTAAATATACACCGAAAGCCCATGACCAACTTCAAATGATCTTTCAATCCTTGTTCGTCAATAAATCAGCAACACAAGGATTACTAGGTGACACCATGTCCTTAAGCATCCTCGGTGATGGATCTCCCGTTGTTACTGGTGGAAGACCTTATGGTAAGTTTCTATGCGATTGTCGTAAACAAGGAAATTGGAAATGCCAATGCAAGAGACAATTCTCAGACCCTGACGCTGATTACGGTTGGGATAGTTCTAGAGAAAAGTACTATTATGGGCGAAGCCTATTCATGGTAACTGCATCTGATAGTCCTTATGACTTACCTATTTATCCAAGGCTCTACAGAGCCAGTAAACATGACTCAGTTTTATTTGTAAGTACGTTTCATGAACTCAAACATTGGTATTCTGATTGGAAAATCAGTGAAGTCATCTTAGATTCTGCTCTAGATGCTTTTCCCATCTATGAAATGTTAGAACACTATGATGTTTCAGCCATCATTGACCTTAATCCAAGACGTTCTAAACAATTTCAGCATAAACAAATGGATATAAATCTTAAAGGTGTTCCAGTCTGCCCTATTGGTCGAGAGATGATCCACTGGGGATTAAATCAAAAAACCTATCGGCGCAAATGGCGTTGTCCAGCCGTATGCGGAAAATGGGAATGCCCAAATCCGTGTTCAGATTCAGATTATGGTCGAACATTTTATACAGCGACGAAGGATAATCCTCGTCTCTTTCCACGTATCAAACGTGATAGTAAGGAATGGCGAAAACGCTATTCTTTGCGAACTGGAGTTGAGCGTTGTATTAAACGGCAAAAAGTGGATTATCGTTTAGAAGATTCAAGAGGACGAAGTTCTAGACATTGGAATATTCGTACATATATCATCGGCATGTGTCAGCATGCCGATGCATGGATAAAGGAAGCAAAAAAGAATAATTTTGTGGCTACCAACCCGATTATTCAGTCCTTTTTGTCCTTATAAAGTCATCTTAAAATATAATTTTCAAAAAATCCACTTCATGTGGTTTATTTGTCATTCATTTTTTTGAAAATGACTTTGAAAATCCCACGCTTTCCTCTTAAAACAAGCTCATAAGCTCCAGGAGACCTAAATTTAATCATTTAATTTCCGAGTCTCTATTTTTTAGCTTTCTCTTTCCGATTTTATAAAAATAATCAGTATTCTTTGTCTGAGTGAAACCCGCCAATCCCTTATATCTCCCGACTATACGTTCTTAATAATTTCATTCAAATACGGCAAAAGCTCTTCTCTCAGCTCCGGGTTATTCATAGCAAATTCCACAGTCGTTTTTACGAATCCAAGCTTATCTCCAACATCATATCTCTTACCTTCAAAGGCATAAGCGTAGACCGTTTGTATTCTATTTAGCTTCTGAATGGCATCGGTTAACTGGATCTCTCCACCAGTTCCGGCTTCCAAAATTTCTATTTTATTAAAAATTTCTGGTGTGAAAATATATCTACCCATAATTGCTAAATTTGAAGGGGCTGTTCCTATTTCGGGCTTTTCTATCAAATTTTTTATCCTATATCTTGGTCCATCACTATGAATTGGATCTACTATCCCATATTGTTGTGTTTCTTTTTCTGGTACTTCTTGAACCCCTATTATACTCGCACCAGTCTGTTCAAACTGCTCTATCAACTGTTTTAAACATGGTTTTTCACTTTGAATAATGTCATCACCCAACAATATTGCAAAAGGCTCATTACCAATAAACTTTCGGGCACACCAAACAGCGTGCCCTAGACCGAGTGGTTGTTTTTGACGAATGTAGTGAATATCTGCTAAGGTAGA
This window harbors:
- a CDS encoding CarD family transcriptional regulator → MFKIGDEVVYPPYGAGYVSAIEEQSFTNRKEIYHVIKLLFEELSVFVPSKMLSSRNVRLALDLQGMKKQISNDVTFDFSTRPINKNIKHYENILLTGNIALTISVMTAILNKKISERLNQTEREFYTKLYGIVLSEIMVSERVKKRDAEKLLDGLLKEILLKD
- the galE gene encoding UDP-glucose 4-epimerase GalE is translated as MAVLVCGGAGYIGSHTVLELLEHQEEVIVVDNLVTGSRAAVLEKARLYIGDIQEEQFLEKIFENHQINAVIHFAANSLVSESVNDPLKYYQNNVHGTLCLLKIMVKFNVKKIVFSSTAATYGEPVNIPILETDPTNPTNPYGETKLTTEKMLRWADDAYGIKHVILRYFNVAGAHIDGKLGEDHSPETHLIPLILQVALDKRDEILIFGADYDTDDGTCVRDYIHVTDIAQAHILALEKLNNDNTSAIYNLGNGKGFSVKEVIDCVRKLTKHPIPVSISPRRPGDPAILIASSKKAVKELGWKPKYGDLETMISSAWEWFKKHPEGYGSNGK
- a CDS encoding transposase; the encoded protein is MLKNVRSHESYLSFVVEQLDELYKDKAFLKTFYSEPIIWCSLIDLTDATMLLRHRYSSNPRGRKPRQPCDMLRSLMLMHYHHISSIDKWVYTLKTTPVLAVLSGFSPYNVPGVGTFYDFFNRLWLGSTPHLSNRNNRKLKKPRKKGKKNQKQEPKNPKIVEKLVKRALKNKDIKYTPKAHDQLQMIFQSLFVNKSATQGLLGDTMSLSILGDGSPVVTGGRPYGKFLCDCRKQGNWKCQCKRQFSDPDADYGWDSSREKYYYGRSLFMVTASDSPYDLPIYPRLYRASKHDSVLFVSTFHELKHWYSDWKISEVILDSALDAFPIYEMLEHYDVSAIIDLNPRRSKQFQHKQMDINLKGVPVCPIGREMIHWGLNQKTYRRKWRCPAVCGKWECPNPCSDSDYGRTFYTATKDNPRLFPRIKRDSKEWRKRYSLRTGVERCIKRQKVDYRLEDSRGRSSRHWNIRTYIIGMCQHADAWIKEAKKNNFVATNPIIQSFLSL
- the galU gene encoding UTP--glucose-1-phosphate uridylyltransferase GalU; the protein is MKKVRKAIIPAAGLGTRFLPATKAMPKEMLPIVDKPTIQFIVEEAVASGIEDIIIVTGKGKRAIEDHFDSAFELEQNLIEKGKVELLREVRKSSTLADIHYIRQKQPLGLGHAVWCARKFIGNEPFAILLGDDIIQSEKPCLKQLIEQFEQTGASIIGVQEVPEKETQQYGIVDPIHSDGPRYRIKNLIEKPEIGTAPSNLAIMGRYIFTPEIFNKIEILEAGTGGEIQLTDAIQKLNRIQTVYAYAFEGKRYDVGDKLGFVKTTVEFAMNNPELREELLPYLNEIIKNV